Proteins encoded together in one Coffea arabica cultivar ET-39 chromosome 2c, Coffea Arabica ET-39 HiFi, whole genome shotgun sequence window:
- the LOC140035813 gene encoding WUSCHEL-related homeobox 5-like — protein sequence MDEGFCIKPRGGGYVGGGGTKCGRWNPTSEQVKVLTDLFRSGLRTPSTDQIQKISSQLSFYGKIESKNVFYWFQNHKARERQKRRRVSIDEQKENHYQGKNSSSITHFAEINQISEPERVIETLQLFPLNSFGTESEAEKQLRFFANDCKGTASFSYGMGAEMDHPTLDLRLS from the exons ATGGATGAGGGCTTTTGTATTAAGCCACGAGGCGGTGGCTATGTTGGTGGCGGTGGGACTAAGTGTGGGCGGTGGAATCCAACCTCAGAACAAGTGAAAGTTCTTACTGACCTCTTTAGGTCTGGCCTCCGAACCCCTAGCACCGACCAGATCCAAAAGATATCGTCCCAGTTAAGCTTCTATGGTAAGATCGAGAGCAAGAATGTCTTCTACTGGTTTCAAAACCACAAGGCTAGAGAAAGACAGAAGCGTCGCAGAGTTTCAATTgatgaacaaaaagaaaatcactATCAAGGAAAGAATTCTTCTTCTATAACAC attttgCGGAGATAAATCAGATTTCAGAGCCTGAGAGGGTGATAGAGACTTTGCAGTTGTTTCCGTTGAACTCATTCGGTACTGAATCAGAGGCAGAGAAGCAGCTGAGATTCTTCGCAAACGACTGCAAAGGGACTGCGTCGTTTTCGTACGGGATGGGAGCAGAGATGGACCATCCAACCCTGGATCTTCGTTTAAGCTAG
- the LOC113730390 gene encoding 26S proteasome non-ATPase regulatory subunit 7 homolog A: MDVIKSQQISARPIEKVVVHPLVLLSIVDHYNRVARDTKKRVVGVLLGTSFRGTVDVTNSYAVPFEEEDKDPSISFLDHNYHESMFSMFRRINAKEHVVGWYSTGPKLRENDLNIHGIFNAYVPTPVLVIIDVQPKELGIPTKAYYAVEEVKENATQKSQKVFVHVPSEIAAHEVEEIGVEHLLRDVKDTTISTLATEVSGKLTALKGLDARLQEIRSYLDNVIDEKLPLNHEILYHLQDVFNLLPNLNVAELIKAFAVKTNDMMLVIYLSSLIRSVIALHNLINNKMLNKEHEKAEDSKPVAVPTAAGS, translated from the exons atggATGTGATAAAATCGCAGCAGATATCAGCACGGCCGATCGAGAAAGTGGTAGTGCATCCACTGGTGCTGCTTAGCATAGTGGATCATTACAACAGAGTGGCTCGGGACACCAAGAAACGAGTCGTTGGGGTTTTGCTCGGCACTTCTTTCAGGGGCACCGTTGACGTCACCAATTCCTATGCAG TTCCTTTTGAAGAAGAAGACAAGGATCCCAGCATTTCGTTCCTTGACCATAATTATCATGAATCAATGTTTTCCATGTTTCGGAGAATTAATG CCAAGGAGCATGTTGTTGGCTGGTACAGTACTGGTCCAAAACTACGGGAAAATGACCTGAATATTCATGGGATTTTCAATGC CTATGTTCCAACCCCTGTCCTAGTCATAATTGATGTCCAGCCCAAGGAACTGGGAATACCTACTAAAGCCTACTATGCTGTTGAGGAGGTTAAAGAG AATGCAACCCAGAAAAGTCAGAAGGTGTTTGTCCATGTGCCTTCTGAAATTGCTGCTCATGAAGTTGAAGAAATCG GAGTTGAACACTTGCTTAGGGATGTTAAGGACACAACAATTAGTACCCTTGCAACTGAG GTGTCAGGTAAACTCACTGCATTAAAGGGATTGGATGCACGACTTCAAGAGATTCGCAGCTATCTTGACAATGTTATTGATGAGAAATTACCTTTAAACCATGAGATTCTCTATCATTTGCAG GATGTGTTCAACCTACTTCCGAATCTCAATGTGGCTGAGTTAATAAAAGCATTTGCAG TAAAAACAAATGATATGATGCTGGTTATATACCTTTCTTCCCTTATAAGAAGCGTAATTGCTCTACATAACTTGATCAACAACAAG ATGCTTAACAAGGAGCACGAAAAGGCTGAAGACTCTAAGCCAGTTGCTGTACCAACAGCAGCTGGAAGCTAA
- the LOC140034944 gene encoding BAHD acyltransferase DCR-like, which translates to MLFSTMSRTTTVSKCSIFPSEDSTLGDLKLSVSDLPMLSCHYIQKGCLFTRPPFPISDLISLLKRSLSTTLSHFPPLAGRLFTDSDGHIYITSNDAGVDFTHANASHVRIRDILGSIDVPHQVKEFFSLDGMISYEGHFRPILAVQVTELADGVFIGCSLNHAVTDGTSFWNFFNTFAEVSRGIKRISRTPDFSRESVLISPAVLKLPADGPKITFDADAPVRERILSFTRESILKLKAIANNQKCEVNHVVELMGKQRHDPLARLEGKMTPLAQQQNKTETTEISSFQALSALLWRGVTRARKLPASKTTTFRMAVNCRNRLGPKLEPLYFGNAIQSIPTYASAGDILAHDLRWCAEQLNKNVTAYDDATVRSNVQDWERDPRCFPLGNFDGAMLTMGSSPRFPMYDNDFGWGRPMAVRSGKANKFDGKISAFPGREGGGTVDLEVILAPETMDGLESDQEFMQYVSSGY; encoded by the coding sequence atgcTTTTCTCTACCATGTCTCGCACTACTACTGTCTCCAAATGTAGCATTTTTCCTTCTGAGGATTCCACTTTAGGAGACCTTAAACTCTCCGTTTCCGACCTCCCAATGCTCTCTTGCCACTACATCCAGAAGGGCTGTCTCTTCACTCGCCCCCCCTTCCCCATCTCCGACCTCATTTCACTTCTCAAGCGCAGCCTCTCCACCACTCTCTCTCACTTCCCGCCCCTCGCCGGCCGGCTCTTCACTGATTCTGACGGCCACATTTACATCACCAGTAACGACGCTGGCGTGGATTTTACCCATGCAAATGCTTCCCACGTTAGAATTCGTGATATTCTTGGCTCCATTGACGTTCCTCATCAAGTCAAGGAATTCTTCTCGCTTGATGGTATGATTAGTTACGAGGGCCATTTTAGGCCTATTTTGGCGGTCCAGGTGACCGAGTTGGCTGATGGAGTTTTCATTGGCTGCTCCCTGAACCACGCCGTCACTGACGGTACCTCCTTCTGGAACTTTTTCAATACCTTTGCCGAGGTGTCTAGGGGAATCAAGAGGATTTCCAGGACTCCGGACTTTAGCCGGGAATCTGTTCTGATATCACCGGCGGTGCTGAAACTCCCCGCCGATGGCCCCAAGATTACCTTCGACGCCGACGCACCGGTGAGGGAGAGGATCCTAAGTTTCACCAGGGAATCTATCTTGAAGCTGAAAGCTATAGCCAACAACCAGAAATGCGAAGTCAATCACGTCGTTGAATTGATGGGGAAACAGAGGCACGATCCTCTTGCAAGGCTCGAGGGCAAGATGACGCCGTTAGCCCAGCAACAGAATAAGACTGAGACTACTGAGATTTCGTCATTCCAAGCGCTGTCCGCGTTACTGTGGCGGGGAGTGACGCGCGCCAGGAAATTACCAGCTTCCAAAACGACCACGTTCCGTATGGCTGTGAATTGCCGCAACCGGCTCGGGCCGAAGCTGGAGCCGTTATACTTTGGGAACGCGATTCAAAGTATCCCAACGTACGCTTCTGCGGGTGACATCCTGGCTCATGATCTGCGGTGGTGCGCCGAGCAGCTGAATAAAAATGTGACGGCGTACGATGACGCTACGGTGAGGAGCAACGTACAGGATTGGGAACGGGACCCACGGTGTTTTCCCCTTGGGAATTTCGACGGTGCGATGCTGACTATGGGAAGCTCTCCTAGATTCCCCATGTACGATAACGATTTCGGGTGGGGCAGACCCATGGCTGTCCGGAGCGGGAAGGCGAATAAGTTTGATGGTAAGATTTCGGCCTTTCCTGGACGGGAAGGGGGTGGGACCGTTGATCTGGAGGTGATTTTGGCACCCGAGACAATGGACGGTTTGGAGTCCGACCAGGAATTCATGCAATACGTGTCGTCGGGTTATTAG